The DNA segment GAAGCCTTGGTACTCATATCTCAAAGGTTGTAATGACTCTTTGCTTCTCCCTTTACGTGGAGATGTTACACTTtcattatatatgtaaataagtAACAATCGTTAGGAATAGAGTTTACTCTTGTACAATCATATTTGCTTTCACCAAGTCTTCTTGACAAGGTTACTGATAGCATAAGGGTGGGTGTTTTGCAGGTCTTATCTGTGACATTGGATGAATGGTCAGATGATGAAGTGGATTCAATGATTGAAATTGGAGGAAATGCCTCTGCAAATTCAGTTTACTAGGCATTTATACCTGATGGTGTCTCTAAGCCTGGACCTGATGCTAGTCATGACCAACGTATGCAGTTTATCAGGTAAAGCTTTGCTAAAACCCTTAAAATCTCTATGTCCTCAAATCTTAAATGTCAGGTCAAAATATGAACACCAAGAGTTTCTAAAACCAAGCTTGAGGATCACATCCGTGAAGGGAtcaaattcatcatcatcacaacAGCCGGTAAAATCTTCTTTCCAGTAAAAAAAACTCTATGAACTTGGACATTGCTCTCAGTCTTTTGATATCATGGTGGCAGCATCTTGAAGGAATGGTTGAGTTTATTGGATTGTTGAAGGTGACTCTTAAAAAAGGAACCAATCTAGCTGTCCGAGATACGAGGACAAGCGATTCTTATGTTGTGTTGACTCTCGGACAACAGGTAAAACCACCAACTGAATACTTTGTGAATTCTTGTCTTTCTCACCATTGTTGTAGTGACTGTTATGGTTATCTCATTTGCTGATGTATTTCTTCATATTACCAGACTGCAAAATCAACTGTAATGAAGAGCAACTTAAACCCGGTTTGGAACGAGGAACTCATGCTCTCTGTTCCTCATGACTATGGCTCAGTGAAGTTGGTAAAAAAGCTTGGACTAAAACCATCCAAATCAGATTCTACTTTTAATGAATATTTAATAtaagttcttaatttttttttcttgctgaATTTGTGCAGCAAGTGTTTGATTATGACGCATTCTCTGGTGATGACATAATGGGAGAAGCTGACATTGATATCCAACCTCTGACCACATCCGCAATGGCTTTTGGAGACCCTGAAATGTTTGGAGATATGCAGATTGGTAAATGGCTTAAATCCGACAACAATGCTCTTATAGAAGACAGCATCATCAACATTGCAGATGGGAAAGTGAAGCAAGAGGTTCACATCAAGCTTCAGAATGTCGAGTCTGGTGAATTAGAACTAGAACTTGAGTGGCTGCGTCAAGACCATTCATTGCATAAAAGAATCTAAAGCTCATCGTAATgataatgtcttttttttttttttcctttacgtCCTGCAGTTGGATCTGTTCACGACTCTAAAGGCACTATCTTTGTTGGGAGTGTTTCTTTTGTTCGTTGGACACAGAACACTGTCTCACCTCGCAGCAGCATCGAACAAGTTGAAATCTGCTTGAATATTCATCACTACGGTGGATCTTATATGGATCATGTGTCTCCATGGAGAGGTTTCTTATTTCAGTTTTGTAGCAGTGACTTATATAGTTTATGGTAATAAGACAATTCCAAAAGATTACAGAGTTTCAGTTTAGTCTTAAAAAGTTATCAAGAAGAAGAGTTGCTTTCTTTACCTTTTTCGTTAAACCATATCTGACATCCAAATCACAAGAACTAATTAACTTTGTTAGATCAAATGACTTTCGTAATTATTACTAACACTAtcaaataaaccgaacaaaactaAAACTTGATGAAACAAATATTAGATCATAGATATTATTAAACGAAATACCATATGATAGCActaaaaaagtttatgtcacatatatagattctaaggatcaaaatgatcaaaatatttcattaaagaagTAAATGTATAATTATACCCGtaggttaactaatccaaacttTAAGGTTTATAGTTAAGCGGTGGGATTTGggattgagatttaaaattttataaaataaaaaataaatattaaaattttgaaaataaaaatttaaaaaatagtttcaaaaagtattttcaaattacaaaaagaaaatttgaaaataaaaaaaaattcaaaattattttttaaaaaatgataaaaaaaagttcaaatttgaaaacatataatctaaaactataaaaaaattattttttttaaaaaagtatatatatatatatactttttgtcGAAGGgcaaaaaagtatatatatatatataaatatttttttttaaagtatatatatatatatatatatcttgggTATTAGGgttttttatctattaaatgaaacattttggtcattttcctctttgtgatttatttttgtaatcaaaattttataatagtcTATTTAGAagaagggcaattgtcaataatagcatcttttaagtttttgtctcAAAAATGGTATTCGAAGGAGAAagggaaaattacatgtttaccacttttatggtaccactttttatttttaccaccactaaagagacattttcaaaaataccttattcattaagtggtaaaagactcttatgctcttgttatttatatatataataaattattatttaaataaaaaataattttttttatgttttcgaattatactttttcaaattcgaacttttttataatttttttttttgaaattcttttttttcgaatttttttttattttttttcaaatttttttgaaaaacgaaaaattatgtttgaaactattttttaaatttttttatatattttttaagtatttatatatatatatatatattagaatcttaaattttacatttcaaaaaccctaccccacccctcaactctaaaccctaagtctagattagttaaccctaagggtataattgtcttttatcattcattaaaagtgagggtaaaagtggttagtgtaaacatgaaaagtgatactataaatgtgatatttgtggcaatttcccatgaaaaattacatgtttaccacttttatggtaccactttttatttttaccaccactaaagaaacattttcaaaaataccttttTCATTAAGTGGTAAAAGACTTTTATgttcttgttatttatatatataataaatcattatttaaataaaaaaaaacaaattaaaaaaattaaaaaaaaattatgttttcgaattatactttttcaaattcgaacttttttataattttttttttgaaattcttttttcgaaattctttttttttttttttttgaaaaacgaaaattatgtttgaaactatttttttaaattttttatatattttttaagtatttatatatatatttattagaatcttaaattttacattccaaaaaccttactcacccctcaactctaaaccttaagtctagattaattaaccctaagagtataattatcttttaccattcattaaaaccgagggtaaaagtggttagtgtaaacatgaaaagtggtactatgaatgtgttaTTTGTGGCTATTTTCGAAggaaaaaatcacaaaaatgacattctttaaaggataaaatatctctaatacctttggtttaaaattaaataaacaaataaaaataaataaaaacaaataaataaaaagaaataaatgaattttttttttatagtttcagattatatgtttttagattcgaaattttttataatttttttgtaactttttttcaaaattttgttttttatttttttttcaaattttctttttataattcaaaaatactttttaaaactgttttttaaattttttgtttaattttttagtatttattttttatttaataaaattttaaaccttaattccaaaactccatcctttaactctaaaccctaaggtttagattaattaacccaagggatataagtgtatatttacttgtttaatgaaacctatttttgtgattttgaaccGTGAGTGCtcgtttgggaacaaaaacttggtttgataTTATCCTAATCTTTTTCTCTTAGAAAAATTGCTCTATTATTAAATGAGAAAAAAGGAAACCAGAACTTAGTCAATGACAACTATAAGGAAATGTATTTGGCATACGTTAGTACGACGACTTTTAAACTTTACAAGttcaacgataaataatttaaagttaaaaGAGAGCAGCCTAGCAGCATGTTGTAGTTAAAACAAGGTTCATATCACTTTCTCTCACCCGTCATTGGTAAATGGTAATAAAGACCGTTCAAATCCAATCTATATCTCCTTGATCCAAACCGTACACATTCTTCTCAGTCCTTTGCataatctttcttcttcatcgatTGTGTGCATCGTCAAGTTTGAGTTTCATTCTCTGTAAGTTGTAAAAGGTTTCAGGAATAGATAAAGATCCATTTATTGTTGTCTCTCGATTCTTTTGAATCTCTTTGATACGGATGATTTGCACTTGGGTTTATCCCTTTCTGTACTGGCATTGAAAAGGATATGTTCTTCTTGGTGATACTGTGGTCGTGGTTTCTCCAAAATGTTTGGTTTTGAAATTTGCAAAGCAGAGTTTTGATTTCCTTAAAGAATCATGAgacttttcatatttttttttctaatattgtTGTGCGTGATTGGTGTTTCCTTTGTTCTGTGTAGGATTGTGTTTGAACGATTGCTAGCTTTTGAGAAGAGCAATGAGTTATTCTGCATCCGGACATGGGAATAATAGCTCAGGTATATAGTTTTTCTGTGTGTTCATAAACTTCACAAAAGACTTTGTGGTGTCAATGGTGTGAGGTTTATAGGATTCTTTATAAGCTGAGAATGATTCACTCTCTTGATTCACAGGTAAGAGGAGAATAAGAGATCTTTTAACTCAGTCTGATAACCGAGTCTGCGCTGATTGTGGCGCTCCAGATCCTAAGTGGGCGTAAGTCCTTTCTCATAACGCTTCCAACATACATACCCTTACCAATGCAACTGCATCCAGTATACCAAATCTTGGTTGTGTTTGACTTATTACAGGTCAGCAAATATCGGAGTGTTCATATGCTTAAAATGTTGCGGTGTGCACAGAAGCCTTGGCACTCATATCTCAAAGGTGATGACTCTTTGGTTCTCTTTCTATGTTTAGTTTCTGGACTGCACTAAGATGCTTACAAATGATCTTGTGGAGATGTTATATTTTCATTATGGAGATAGGTAGCATGACCATTGGAATGTAGTTAATCTTCTACAATCATATTTGCTTCCCTTTTACAAGTTTATTGATATCATAAGGGTGTTTCCAGGTCTTGTCTGTGACATTGGATGAATGGTCAGATGATGAAGTGGATTCAATGATTGAAATTGGAGGAAATGCCTCTGCCAATTCAATTTACGAGGCATTTATACCTGATGGTGTCTCTAAGCCTGGACCTGATGCGAGCCATGACCAACGTATGCGGTTTATCAGGTAGGTTTTGCTAAAACCTCCCACAAATAGTGTTGTTTAGTGGAATCTCTTATGTCCCTCAAAATCTTAAATGTCAGGTCAAAATATGAGCACCAAGAGTATCTAAAACCAAGCTTGAGGATCACATCCGTGAAGGGTCcaaattcatcatcatcacaacAGCCGGTAAAATCTTCTTTCCCAGTAAAACACTCTATGAACTTGGGACATTGCTCTCAGTCTTTTGATTCATGGTGTTTTAACAACACTTGAAAAAAAAACGGCAGCATCTTGAAGGCATGGCTGAGTTTATTGGATCGTTGAAAGTGACTCTTAAAAAAGGAACCAATCTAGCTGTCCGAGATATGAGGACAAGCGATGCTTATGTTGTCTTGACTCTCGGACAACAGGTAAAAGTAAAACCAACTTAATACTTTGCGGATTCTTGAAAGGTTTTGGTCTTAATATGTTTTTACCATTGTTCTAGTGGTTGTTCATTTGCTGATGTATTTCATCATATTACCAGAGTGCACAATCTACTGTAATGAAGAGCAACTTAAACCCGGTCTGGAACGAGGAACTCATGCTCTCTGTCCCTCATGACTATGGCTCAGTGAAATTGGTAAAAAGCTTGGACTAAAACATCCAAATCAGATTCtgcttttaatgaaatattcaattgaagttttttttggcAGCAAGTGTTTGATTATGACACATTTTCTGCTGATGACATAATGGGAGAAGCTGGGATTGATATCCAACCTCTGATTACATCTGTAATGGCTTTTGGAGACCCTGAAATGTTTGGAGATATGCAGATTGGTAAATGGCTTAAATCGTGCGACAATGCTCTTATAGAGGACAGCATCATCAACATTGTAGATGGGAAAGTGAAACAAGAGGTTCACATCAAGCTTCAGAATGTTGAGTCTGGTGAATTAGAACTAGAACTTGAGTGGCTGCCTCTTGaccaataaatatataacaagAGGCTCACTAAACATATGTGTTTGAGTGTCATTGCTTTTGTGGTTTGAGTTATTGCTTTTGTGCACAATCCAAATGTTTCATTTGAAGCATAAGATAAGACGTTTGTAAGAAGCTAAATCAGGTTTCAACCCCAACTTCAACATTTCATCATGATACCTCATAGCTTTTTTCATCTCCTTCAGACGACACAACCCGTGAATCATGATTGTGAAACTCTTGCTGTTCATTGTATACATCTCTTTCATGTACTCAAACACTCCAACAGCTTCTTCCACCATAGTTCTTTGCCTCATCATAAGCCTATCAAGAACCGCGTTATAAGCATTCACATCCAAGCTTCCTTTAATCTTCTTTATCTTCTCATGTAGTTCCATCGCTTTCTCCAGCTTCCCCGTTCTGCAGTAACGCTCCATCAGCAACCCGCAGGAAAAGGAGTCGAAGTAAACTTCCATTTCCATGACAGAATCAAGAAGCTTCTCTGCTTGGTTCCATTTTCTTTTCCTACACATTGCTGCTAAAACTTCTGATAACTTTTGTGTACAAGGGACGAAACCGCGCTTTATAACATCTACAAGCAACTCATGTTCTTCCTCTGAGTCATCATGATCTATACAAAGAGCATTTGCGAACTCGTTATAACAACTCTCATCAAGTAAAGAAACACCTCTCCGACAAATCAAACGGTAAACATCAACAGCTTCTTTTGTTCTCCCATTTCTAGACAGAGCTTTCAACACACAACCGTATGTCTGATCACGCACCGTTCCAGCATCACAAGCTCTACGGAAAAGCATCTCAGAGGCAAACGTTTTCCCCATATCGCAGAGCCTTTCGATGATCTGATCATTCACAATCGAATCATCTTTCTCCACCATTAAAACAAGAACCTTATCGATCAACTCAGCGTCTCCCAATCTGCAGACATCATCCAACACGCATCCGTAAGAAGAGAAACTCAGCTTCAGATTCTTTTCATCCATCTCACGAATGACATTAAACACCTCATCAAACTCACCGTTTCTGCTGTAACACTCCACAAGATTGGTGTAAATCTTGCAGCTTTCAACACCCGTTGCCATCAACTTAACAACACTCTTGTGTTTCCCGTGTTCACACAGAACCTGAGCTACCAAATCGTAAGTGAACCCATCGGAGACGACACCGTTTCGAATCATTGCATTGTACAAACACAAAGCCGCTCTAAAGCGTTTCTCTTTGACGAGAGAATCAAGAAGAGAGTTGTAAGCGTTAACCGAAGGCGAAAGTCTCAACCTTCTCATCGAACTAAACACTTCCAAGCCGTTCTGGTAACTACCCTTTAAGGAATAACACTCAATAGCTAAGCTAAGTGAGATAGAGAGTGAACCTTCTTCACCTTCAAACCAACGTTGCATCGATCCCACGAGTATTGCCACAGAGTTCGTTTCAACGAGAGGACGCAGGAGGGCTTCTGCTCGTTCTAACAGACCTGCTTCGGCAGCAACTTCGATTACTCGACAGTGAGACTTGAGATCGGGTTCGAACCGGAGATGGGTTTTGGCCCAGTCGAAGAACTCGAGAGCGGTTTTGGGAGAGTTCCGAGTCTCGCGGAGGATATGGAGGAAGAGAGGCGGTGTGAGTGTTGCTTTTGGGAGCTTGGACTTGACATAGCGGAGATGAGTGTCCCAGTTGCGTCGTTGTAAGAGGATCGAAGAGATCTCGGTGGCTGATCGGAACAGAGTCAGTTGGGTTTTCCAGTCGGAAGCAGAGGATGTCGAGAATCGTTTGAAGAGTCCAATGCTTTTGTGGAGAAGAACCATTTAGTTGCTTAGTTCTCACATTAGGGTTTAACTAAGTTCCGTCAAGAGACAACCTTTGCTGACAAAAGTAACTTAAAAGGACCAAACTTTATTACCAAACACAAAGGAGTGAACTTTCAACGCGATTATGAGACGATCTATCCCCCAAACACAACTCATAGTTTGTTTGTCCTTTGGATCTCTACTAATTAATACAGTCAAATCTCATTACTCAATTTCCTAAAGTAGCTACATACAAATGACTCAATCATTGCCACATGTCGAGTTTTAATTGGTCTTGATGATTCATCATCTCTCTCCTTCCCTCTTTTTGATAAACCTCACTCTTgttcttttgtctttttttcaGTTTCGCAATCCGATTCTATAATCAAAAAGTTCTCTTTCTTCCTCAGTTACTGAGACTTGATCGaggtaaaaaaaagaagaagaagattcttgcttcctttatcttatCCGCTTCATTACAGTTTTCCTGACATGCAATCGGATCGGTTTCTCTGTAATACAGAGATTTTGCTGGGGACACATGTTTTGCTTTTGTATCCTCTTGATCTCTTTCATCTTTTTAATGGATGTAATGTTTTAAAGATTGTTCCTTTTGGATCAAATTTGACTTGTGATCGATCATGTTAGTCCAGAAAATGAATATTAAAGATAAAATGGTTGATTTCATTTCAGCACATGAATGTTTTGTGCCCATCTCTCTGTTCCTTAGATGCCATcagattatataaaaaaactagtCTTTTTTTTACCTGCAGGTTCTCTGATCTGATCTAAAGGGTCAAAAGATGGTAGAATCAGAAGAGAATGGCGTGTTATTCCCCATTTTCATTTTGACAATAATCGCAATTCCGTTGGTGCCTTATACATTCGTGAAGCTAAGCCGCGCTTTTTCCAAGAAACAAAGGAGCATACATTGTCAGTGTCTTGACTGTGATCGTTCAGGGAAGTACAAGAGATCCGTCTCTCAAAGAGttagttttttcttctttctctccaaCCAAACACCTTTTAATGGTTTTAACTATGTTCTTACCTTAACTTGTTGATTACTCTCTTCTGCAGATCTCTACCTTCACTTCATGTAGCAACTTGACAGTTGTGCTACTCTGGTTTGTTATGATCTTCTTGATTTTTTACACTAAGAACATCAGCCGTGAGGTAATGTTCTCCCTCCTAATGCTTAATCCGAGGTTTCTTGTAGCTACGAAATTACTTTTGCTTAATGAATTTTCTTGGTGTGAATATTACAGAGTCAACTCTTTGAACCATTCAGTATACTTGGATTGGAACCTGGTGCTTCAGATTCACAAATCAAGAAAGCATATAGAAAACTCTCTATCCAGTACCATCCTGATAAAAATCCAGATCCAGGTTGAACAAGCTTTTAAAGTATCCTTCCTTTTTGGTTTTCATTATAGACTTTTTCTGTCTGCTTATTACTGATTTGTTGTGTTGTTAACTATACAGAGGCCAACAAATACTTTGTGGAGTCAATAGCTAAAGCTTACCAAGCTTTGACTGATCCGTTGTCTCGTGAAAACTTTGAGAAGTATGGTCATCCTGATGGCAGACAGGTAATAATAATGATATACAAAGTATTCTCAATGTTTTGTTTACCTCTTTACATGTTATAAGAGTGTGTTCCCTTCAATGAAACAAATGCGAATGAACATTAGTCTTTCTTGTCGCATATTAAAAACTAAGACTCTTGCAAATGTGATTGATGCAGGGTTATAAACTAGGAATTGCTCTTCCTCAGTTTATCCTAGACTTAAACGGAGAATCTGGTGGGCTACTGTTGCTGTTTACAGTTGGTTTATGTATTCTCTTGCCGCTTGTGGTCGCCTCCATCTACCTCTGGAGATCATCAAAGTATACTGGAAACTATGTCAAGCTTCAAACTCGTCAAGCGTATTATGAGTTAATGAAACCCTCTTTGACTACAAGCAAAGTCATGGACGTTTTCATCAAAGCAGCTGAGTACACAGAGATTCCAGTCCGTAAAACCGATGATGAATCTCTGAAGCTACTCTTTGCGTCTGTCAAAAGCGAGCTAAGTCTGGATCCTAAGAAGATGAAGCAAGATGAAGCTAAGTTTTGGAAGCAGGATCCTGCAGTTATCAAGGTTGGTTTCTGTTAACACATTGTAAGTATTGTATACATTTTGAAAAAATGCTAACTCTTTTGTTTTACTGTAACAGGCTGAGCTTTTGATACAGAAACAGTTGACTCGTGAATCAGCAGTTTTGTCTCCAGCTCTGCAAAGTGATTTCAGGCGTGTGCTAGAGTTTGCACCTCGTCTCCTTGAAGATTTAATGAAGGTCTTGTTTCTTTTATTAGCACATTGTTATCTGATAAAATAAAGCTTGTTACAAAGTTGATGATGATGACCTGAAACTCTATATCTATCATCAGAAGAAACTAAATGCTAAACTTTATGATATTGTTTCTTGCAGATGGCAGTTATACCCCACAATGAACAAGGGCATGGATGGTTAAGTCCTGCACTAGGAGTCATAGAGCTATCTCAATGCATTGTTCAGGTAATAAGCTTTCTTTAAGTTCTTTACCTCATTAGAGTCGCAATGTTGTTAATGTTGTTGTTTGATTGCAGGCTGTTCCTCTTAGTGCGAGGAAGTCATCTTCAGAAGACACTGCTCCTTTCTTGCAACTCCCTCATTTCAATGAAACTATCGCCAAAAAGATAGCGTTGCAGGTTGGATCATTCAAAGAGTTTCAAGAACTAAGCTTAGAAGAACGTTCTAAAGTTCTTAAGGAGGTTGCTGGTTTGTCTGAAAGCGATGTTGCAGACGTGGAGAAGGTGTTGGAAATGATACCTTCTCTGAAAATAGAAGTCACTTGCAAAACAGCAGGGGAAGAAGGTATTCAAGAAGGCGACGTGACGACAGTTCAAGCTTGGATCACTCTGAAACGTCCCAATGGACTCGTGGGAGCTGTTCCTCACTCGCCTCACTTCCCTTTCCACAAGGAGGAGAACTTTTGGGTTATTCTTGCGGATTCAAACAACGTCTGGTTCTTTCAGAAGGTTAGTTTCATGGATGAAGCTGAAGCTATAAGCACTGCTTCGCTTGCTGTTAGTGAGACGATGGAGAGTTTAGGAGCAAGCGTCGAGGCAAAGAACAGTGCAGTTGAAGAAGCTGTTGAGAAGGTTAAAAGTGGGTCAAGATTGGTGATGGGGAGGCTCTTGGCACCTGCAGAAGGTACTTATAACTTGACTTGCTTCTGCCTAAGTGATGCTTGGATTGGTTGTGACCAGAAGACATCACTGAAAGTGGAGGTTTTGAAAAGAACCCGTGATGTGGAGGGTGAGGCTGCAGAAGAAGGTATggatgaggatgaagaagatgacCTTGAAGAGGAAGATTATGAGAGTGAATACAGTGAAGATgaggaagacaagaagagaggaTCAAAGAAGAAAGTAAACAAGAAGGAGTCGAGTTCTGAAGAGTCTGGATCAGATGAAGATTGAATAAACAGAGGAGTTTAAGTTTGACCTCAAATACATTAGTTTTTGCTTCAAAGCTTACACAGTGATGATATTCACAAAGATTCTTTGCTGAGTTTCTTTATCGTTTTCACATTAGTTGGTGtcttgttttgaatttttctaagCTCTTTACCTCAAAAGTTCAAACCTTTTGGGTCATGCTTTCAGTCAGTACCCCAAGCTTCATTGATAACTTTGGCTCTCAATCTCTTTTCCGTGCATGATCCAACAGTACATACAATCTCAAAGGCTCAAGAAGAGTCCTAATGATCAAGACAGGGTTCTCTAGATGTTTCAATCTGTCTTTGATTCATTCCCACAAGTTTTTCTTCCTCTTCACTGGAATCCTCACCATCTTGGTTTGCTTCCTCATCTGACAACATATCAGATTTACTCTCAATCTTGTCTTCGTCGCTGCTTAAGCCTCCTTCACCTTCGCTTAGCTCATTAAGCTGCTTTGCCTTGACCTTAACGCGTCTTCCTTTGATATATCTGAACTCCCACTGCGGTGGAGGATACTTCTTCATCAGCTTCTCATACTTATCATCCATCCCAAGTTTCAAAAACACTTTCCCAACCATATTCACAATCGCAGTATTCGGTTTCACTCCAAGCTCCTCCATGTCAGCAAACACCTGATAAAAAAAACCAAGAATTGCTATTTCATTAGTTCCAGACATCATCAACCTATCCTAAAGTAAGAAGGCTTTTTATACTTTACCTCGAAGAGCTTGTGGTgcatgtctctcttgtaatagATAGAGATCATTTTGTTGAAGAACTTTCTTGGAGTTCCTTCTAAATGTTCCATGAACAGTTTGTTCCAGAGCTCCTCAGCTTCGTCCAGCCGGTTATCTTCTGCTAGAGCGTTTAGTAACGAGAAGTAAGTCCCCATTGTTCTTCCTTGGCCTTTGCTCAGCATCCATTTTGTCACCTAACACAATccaaaacaaaacttttatttattcacCTAACTACATCATTTCcagaacaaaacaaagaaacagcTCCTTCTTGCTTTACCTGAATAATCTTCTTCCACTCTCTTTCATCTTCAAGAACAGCTAAAGCCTTCTTGACTATAACAAGAGGGAACTCTAACTCCCAGGCAATGAACGAATCAAGCGCTCCGTAGACTTCTTCTTTAACATTCGACAGTTCTTTTATCTGCAGATGACAAAACTCAACATTGACTCCAAAAGATGACTGCAGAAGACATAGACATATGAAGAGTGTCAAAAGAGAGTAGTATTACACAAGCAATCATCTTGGCAGCCTTGGAGATGCTTCCAATTCTCTTCCTTGTTTTCCATACTCGAGGAGATCGAGGTCTTGGACCTCTAGCCGCACAAACCTGAAGATTAATTGAGTTCCACACTGAGGGATTGTCTAAGCAAAGAAGCTAATAACATTTAACTATTACAATACTAACCACAACATTGTTAGGCCTCTTGGAGAAGAGTTTAGTTGATTCCTTTGTTTGAGGAAGATACGGTAGTGAATATCTCAAGCTAAGCATCCTCCTGAGGATAAGAAGAAGAACTCAAAAATTTCAAAGCTTGTTCCTTTTATCAGCCAACAACAGTTCATAACAGATTGAAAACACAAGAAACTAACTTTAACCACAAAGTTATGTAGTGAATCAAAACACGTAGTGTTGAAGATACCTTTGGATTCGTCACAGTTAGGCAAAGAGTGAagatgattcttcttctttttcttcgcTGTCTCTCTGATATTTGCGCTTCTCACTCT comes from the Brassica rapa cultivar Chiifu-401-42 chromosome A01, CAAS_Brap_v3.01, whole genome shotgun sequence genome and includes:
- the LOC103858819 gene encoding pentatricopeptide repeat-containing protein At4g21190 isoform X2, whose amino-acid sequence is MLSLRYSLPYLPQTKESTKLFSKRPNNVVVCAARGPRPRSPRVWKTRKRIGSISKAAKMIACIKELSNVKEEVYGALDSFIAWELEFPLVIVKKALAVLEDEREWKKIIQVTKWMLSKGQGRTMGTYFSLLNALAEDNRLDEAEELWNKLFMEHLEGTPRKFFNKMISIYYKRDMHHKLFEVFADMEELGVKPNTAIVNMVGKVFLKLGMDDKYEKLMKKYPPPQWEFRYIKGRRVKVKAKQLNELSEGEGGLSSDEDKIESKSDMLSDEETSREPCLDH
- the LOC103858819 gene encoding pentatricopeptide repeat-containing protein At4g21190 isoform X1, which codes for MLSLRYSLPYLPQTKESTKLFSKRPNNVVVCAARGPRPRSPRVWKTRKRIGSISKAAKMIACIKELSNVKEEVYGALDSFIAWELEFPLVIVKKALAVLEDEREWKKIIQVTKWMLSKGQGRTMGTYFSLLNALAEDNRLDEAEELWNKLFMEHLEGTPRKFFNKMISIYYKRDMHHKLFEVFADMEELGVKPNTAIVNMVGKVFLKLGMDDKYEKLMKKYPPPQWEFRYIKGRRVKVKAKQLNELSEGEGGLSSDEDKIESKSDMLSDEEANQDGEDSSEEEEKLVGMNQRQIETSREPCLDH